In Achromobacter xylosoxidans A8, a single window of DNA contains:
- a CDS encoding ribulose-bisphosphate carboxylase large subunit family protein has protein sequence MNSQSFTATYLIETPLDPAKVAEVMAGEQSCGTFTRVQGETDELRARARARIESIETLESAAAPSLPNAWLARQPGGMPGLYRRARVRIAFPVANVGASLPTLAATVGGNLYDLGEVTGLRLESMELPANYRAQFDVPRVGIAGTRQLTGVAHGPLVGTIIKPNVGLSPEQTAHLAAQLCAAGVDFIKDDEVCANPAHAPLAQRVAAVMAVVRAHRERTGRQVMVAFNISDETDAMRRHADLIEREGGTCVMASLNHCGYSAIQTLRRSTPLALHGHRNGYGALSRHPLLGLGFQAYQTLWRLAGVDHMHVHGLQGKFSQEDAEVVESARDCLASLTLGIDDPVMPAFSSGQWAGTVPATWAAVRSDDLLFMSGGGILAHPDGPAAGVLSIRQAWQAMRDGERLEDYARNAPELRRAIECFGHRA, from the coding sequence ATGAATTCCCAATCGTTTACCGCCACCTATCTGATCGAAACCCCGCTGGACCCCGCAAAGGTCGCGGAAGTCATGGCCGGCGAGCAATCCTGCGGCACCTTCACGCGGGTGCAGGGCGAAACCGACGAGCTCCGCGCCCGCGCCCGCGCGCGCATCGAATCGATCGAAACGCTGGAATCCGCTGCCGCGCCCAGCCTGCCCAACGCCTGGCTGGCGCGGCAGCCCGGCGGCATGCCGGGCCTCTACCGGCGCGCCCGGGTGCGCATCGCCTTTCCCGTCGCCAACGTCGGCGCTAGTCTGCCGACGCTGGCCGCCACCGTAGGCGGCAATCTGTACGATCTGGGCGAAGTCACCGGGCTGCGCCTGGAAAGCATGGAGTTGCCGGCCAATTACCGCGCCCAGTTCGACGTGCCGCGCGTGGGCATCGCCGGCACGCGGCAACTGACTGGCGTGGCGCACGGTCCGCTCGTAGGCACCATCATCAAGCCCAACGTCGGCCTGTCGCCCGAACAGACCGCGCATCTGGCAGCGCAACTGTGCGCCGCGGGCGTGGACTTCATCAAGGACGACGAAGTCTGCGCCAACCCCGCCCACGCGCCGCTGGCGCAGCGCGTCGCCGCCGTCATGGCGGTGGTGCGCGCGCACCGCGAACGTACCGGACGGCAGGTCATGGTGGCCTTCAACATCAGCGACGAGACCGACGCCATGCGCCGCCACGCCGACCTGATCGAACGCGAAGGCGGCACCTGCGTCATGGCCAGCCTGAACCATTGCGGCTACTCGGCCATCCAGACCCTGCGCCGCAGCACCCCGCTGGCGCTGCACGGCCACCGCAACGGCTACGGCGCGCTGTCGCGCCACCCCTTGCTGGGCCTGGGCTTCCAGGCCTACCAAACGCTGTGGCGGCTGGCCGGCGTGGACCATATGCACGTGCACGGCCTGCAAGGCAAATTTTCCCAGGAAGACGCCGAGGTGGTCGAATCCGCGCGCGACTGCCTGGCCTCGCTGACCCTGGGCATCGATGACCCCGTCATGCCCGCGTTTTCTTCCGGCCAATGGGCCGGCACCGTGCCCGCCACCTGGGCGGCGGTGCGCAGCGACGACCTGCTGTTCATGTCCGGCGGCGGCATCCTCGCCCACCCCGACGGCCCCGCCGCGGGCGTGCTCAGCATCCGCCAGGCCTGGCAGGCCATGCGCGACGGCGAGCGCCTGGAAGACTATGCCCGCAATGCGCCCGAACTGCGGCGCGCCATCGAATGCTTCGGCCACCGCGCATGA
- a CDS encoding TRAP transporter substrate-binding protein — protein MKLLTRRSALRRLCAVPAVALSSGFPLIARAADYTLKYGNNLPVTHPLNIRAQEAAERILKESNGRVDIKIFPNNQLGGDTDMLAQVRSGGIDFFTPSALVIATLVPVAAINAVGFAFKDYNQVWSAMDGALGAHVRAAIAQRRLYAFEKMWDNGFRQTTSSKAPVKSAADMDGLKIRVPVSSLPISMFKGLGAAPASLQFSEVYSSLQTKVVDAQENPLPIIQVAKLYEVQKYCSLTNHIWDGYWFIANGRMWEGLPQDLKAIVARGINEAGLAQREDIKKLNASVQSDLEGKGLLFNQPSADSFREQLRTAGFYKEWQGRFGNEAWTLLEQAVGKLV, from the coding sequence ATGAAGCTGCTGACACGCCGCAGTGCCCTGCGCCGCCTTTGCGCGGTTCCCGCCGTCGCCCTGAGCTCGGGCTTCCCGCTGATCGCCCGCGCGGCCGACTACACGCTCAAGTACGGCAACAACCTGCCGGTCACGCACCCGCTGAATATCCGCGCCCAGGAAGCCGCCGAACGCATCCTCAAGGAAAGCAACGGCCGCGTGGACATCAAGATCTTCCCGAACAACCAGTTGGGCGGCGACACCGACATGCTGGCCCAGGTGCGCTCGGGCGGCATCGATTTCTTCACCCCGTCCGCCCTGGTCATCGCCACCCTGGTGCCGGTCGCGGCCATCAACGCCGTGGGCTTCGCCTTCAAGGACTACAACCAGGTCTGGAGCGCCATGGACGGCGCGCTCGGCGCCCACGTGCGCGCCGCCATCGCGCAGCGCCGCCTCTACGCCTTCGAGAAGATGTGGGACAACGGCTTTCGCCAGACCACCAGCAGCAAGGCGCCGGTCAAGTCCGCCGCCGACATGGACGGCCTGAAGATCCGGGTGCCGGTCAGCTCGCTGCCGATCTCCATGTTCAAGGGCCTGGGCGCCGCGCCCGCCAGCCTGCAGTTCAGCGAGGTGTATTCCTCGCTGCAGACCAAGGTGGTGGACGCCCAGGAAAATCCCCTGCCCATCATCCAGGTGGCCAAGCTGTATGAAGTGCAGAAGTACTGCTCGCTCACCAACCACATCTGGGACGGCTACTGGTTCATCGCCAACGGCCGCATGTGGGAAGGCCTGCCGCAGGATCTGAAGGCCATCGTGGCGCGCGGCATCAACGAGGCCGGCCTGGCCCAGCGCGAAGACATCAAGAAGCTCAATGCCTCGGTGCAATCGGATCTGGAAGGCAAGGGTCTGCTGTTCAACCAGCCGTCCGCCGACAGCTTCCGCGAACAATTGCGTACCGCCGGCTTCTACAAGGAATGGCAGGGCCGCTTCGGCAACGAGGCCTGGACCCTGCTGGAGCAGGCCGTCGGCAAGCTGGTCTGA
- a CDS encoding LysR family transcriptional regulator yields the protein MDLRWFQDFLTLAECGQFTTAAELRHVSQSAFSRRIQSLETWAGAALIDRGCFPLRLTAAGEQFRSNAAEIVRKVVDARGEAGVTGHDGAVLRVAMPHCLATSHFPGWCVRWKDESGVESLRLHVGNVHDSVEWLAAGVVDLLVCFRHAAEDIQLDPQAYMRTGMEPDFLRLFRPAAMPVDETALYAVDSPARYPYVSHAQGAYFRRLVDLSCGDLLQRPVLQRVCETDFVDGARTLVSAGVGLAWLPESSARVSVDAGEIVAIKDRRCAIPMQICMYARRQGPAQEPVERVFNLYTKR from the coding sequence ATGGATCTACGTTGGTTCCAGGATTTTCTGACCCTGGCGGAATGCGGGCAGTTCACCACGGCCGCCGAATTGCGGCATGTCTCGCAATCGGCGTTCAGCCGGCGCATCCAGTCCCTGGAAACCTGGGCTGGCGCGGCGCTGATCGACCGGGGCTGTTTCCCCTTGCGTCTGACCGCGGCGGGCGAGCAATTCCGATCCAATGCCGCCGAGATCGTGCGCAAGGTGGTGGATGCGCGCGGCGAGGCCGGCGTCACCGGCCATGACGGCGCAGTTCTCAGAGTCGCCATGCCGCATTGCCTGGCGACCTCGCACTTTCCGGGTTGGTGCGTCCGTTGGAAGGACGAGAGCGGCGTCGAGTCGCTGCGGCTGCATGTAGGCAATGTGCACGACTCGGTCGAGTGGTTGGCCGCGGGCGTGGTCGACCTGCTGGTGTGCTTCCGCCACGCCGCCGAAGACATACAACTGGACCCGCAGGCTTATATGCGGACCGGCATGGAGCCGGACTTCTTGCGCCTGTTCCGCCCCGCCGCCATGCCGGTGGACGAGACCGCGCTGTACGCCGTGGATTCCCCGGCGCGCTATCCCTATGTGTCGCATGCCCAGGGCGCCTACTTCCGGCGGCTGGTCGACCTGTCTTGCGGCGACCTGCTGCAGCGCCCCGTCCTGCAACGCGTCTGCGAAACCGATTTCGTGGATGGCGCGCGCACGCTGGTCAGCGCCGGCGTCGGGCTGGCATGGCTGCCCGAATCCAGCGCCCGGGTGTCGGTGGACGCCGGAGAGATCGTCGCGATCAAGGACCGCCGCTGCGCGATCCCGATGCAGATCTGCATGTATGCCCGCCGCCAGGGGCCGGCCCAGGAGCCCGTGGAACGCGTATTCAACCTCTATACCAAGCGCTGA
- a CDS encoding VOC family protein, with protein MSRFLGEIRQLGYVVHDIEAAMDYWSATLGVGPWYYNPRVPIVNYQYDGASHQPHNSVALANSGFVQVELIQTRNDVPSMYRDFLQAGRTGLQHVAYWTESYDADLERLLAQGFKPKMSGEVGEKGRFIYFDTEYHPGTVIELSEVAGPKGRLFDLIRDSARDWDGKDPVRPFPDLNRI; from the coding sequence ATGAGTCGTTTCCTGGGCGAAATCCGCCAACTCGGTTATGTGGTGCACGACATCGAAGCCGCCATGGACTACTGGAGCGCCACGCTGGGCGTCGGCCCCTGGTACTACAACCCGCGCGTGCCCATCGTGAACTATCAATACGACGGCGCTAGCCACCAACCGCACAACTCGGTGGCGCTGGCCAACTCCGGCTTCGTGCAGGTCGAGCTGATCCAGACCCGCAACGACGTGCCCTCCATGTACCGCGACTTCCTGCAGGCCGGCCGCACCGGGCTGCAGCACGTGGCCTACTGGACCGAAAGCTACGACGCCGACCTGGAGCGCCTGCTGGCCCAGGGCTTCAAGCCCAAGATGAGCGGCGAAGTCGGCGAGAAAGGCCGCTTCATCTACTTCGACACCGAGTACCACCCCGGCACCGTGATCGAGCTGTCCGAAGTCGCCGGCCCCAAGGGCCGCCTGTTCGACCTGATCCGCGACAGCGCCCGCGACTGGGACGGCAAGGATCCCGTGCGCCCCTTCCCCGACCTGAACCGGATCTGA
- a CDS encoding D-amino acid aminotransferase, whose product MSSIFHINGNLVPAEQAVIPALDRGFLFGDGVYEVIAVIDGLLLEFERHAARLARSLTEVGIRNPLPRDTLLERCRELVRRNGLREGSVYVQVTRGADSKRDFAFPAEVEPTVMMYVSEKSLRVNPLAESGVRVASVPDMRWQRRDIKSVSLIAQVLAKQAAQASGAFEALMVDPDGVVTEGASSSALLVDAQGRIVVRPLSREILPGCTRAAVLALAAKRGVAVEERKFTLDECRRATELVLTSALHFVLPVIELDGQPVGTGRPGPVCRELRQLYMEYVLASAL is encoded by the coding sequence ATGTCCTCCATTTTTCATATCAACGGCAATCTCGTTCCGGCCGAACAGGCCGTCATTCCGGCGCTGGACCGGGGTTTTCTATTTGGCGACGGCGTCTACGAAGTGATCGCGGTGATCGACGGCCTGCTGCTGGAGTTTGAGCGGCATGCCGCCCGCCTGGCGCGCAGCCTGACCGAGGTCGGCATCCGCAATCCGCTGCCGCGCGACACGCTGCTGGAGCGTTGCCGCGAACTGGTGCGGCGCAACGGCCTGCGCGAAGGCTCTGTCTATGTGCAGGTCACGCGCGGCGCGGACAGCAAGCGCGATTTCGCCTTTCCGGCTGAGGTCGAGCCCACCGTGATGATGTACGTCAGCGAGAAGTCCTTGCGGGTGAATCCGCTGGCTGAATCTGGCGTGCGAGTGGCAAGCGTGCCGGACATGCGCTGGCAGCGGCGCGACATCAAGAGCGTGTCGCTGATCGCCCAGGTGCTGGCCAAGCAGGCCGCGCAGGCATCGGGCGCGTTCGAGGCTCTGATGGTCGACCCCGACGGCGTGGTGACGGAAGGAGCGTCGTCGAGCGCGCTGCTGGTCGACGCGCAGGGGCGGATCGTGGTGCGGCCCTTGTCGCGCGAGATACTGCCGGGCTGCACCCGCGCCGCCGTGCTGGCGCTGGCCGCCAAACGCGGGGTGGCCGTGGAGGAGCGCAAGTTCACGCTGGACGAGTGCCGGCGGGCGACGGAACTGGTGTTGACGTCCGCCTTGCACTTCGTGCTGCCGGTGATCGAGCTGGACGGCCAGCCCGTCGGCACGGGACGGCCGGGACCGGTATGCCGGGAGCTGCGGCAACTCTATATGGAGTACGTGCTGGCGTCCGCGCTATAG
- a CDS encoding transporter substrate-binding domain-containing protein — protein sequence MALRIKASVAALAIFMAGAASAQQLDGTLKKVADTGTITIGHRETSIPFSYYDGNQKPVGYSIDICERIVRAVQTRLKRSDIQVKYLPVTSATRIPLMGNGTIDLECASTSNTLDRQQQVAFSVTTFVTGNRFLSQKSSKLRTVDDLKGKVVASTSGTANIRQINELNETRGLGMRIVPVKEHAEGFLMVETGRAAAFVMDDILLYGLIANAKQPDRYEVSDASLSIEPYAIMLRRDDPQFKALVDDAIKALYASGEFQALYDRWYRSPLPPKGINLNVAMSEALKRVVATPTDSGDPAAYR from the coding sequence ATGGCACTTCGCATCAAGGCATCGGTCGCGGCGTTGGCGATCTTTATGGCGGGCGCCGCATCGGCCCAGCAACTGGACGGCACGCTGAAGAAGGTCGCCGACACCGGCACCATCACCATCGGCCATCGCGAGACCTCGATCCCGTTTTCCTACTATGACGGCAACCAGAAGCCCGTGGGCTACTCGATCGACATCTGCGAGCGCATCGTCCGCGCGGTGCAGACCCGGCTCAAGCGCAGCGATATCCAGGTGAAGTACCTGCCGGTCACCTCCGCGACGCGCATTCCCCTGATGGGCAACGGCACCATCGACCTGGAATGCGCCTCGACCTCCAACACCCTGGACCGCCAGCAGCAGGTGGCGTTCTCGGTCACCACCTTCGTGACAGGCAACCGCTTTCTCAGCCAGAAGTCTTCCAAGTTGCGCACCGTCGACGACCTGAAGGGCAAGGTCGTGGCCTCGACCTCCGGCACTGCGAACATTCGCCAGATCAATGAACTGAACGAAACGCGCGGACTGGGCATGCGTATCGTGCCGGTGAAGGAGCATGCCGAAGGCTTCCTGATGGTGGAGACCGGCCGCGCCGCCGCCTTCGTCATGGACGATATCCTGCTGTACGGCCTGATCGCCAACGCCAAGCAGCCCGACCGCTACGAAGTCTCCGACGCGTCCCTGTCGATCGAGCCCTACGCCATCATGCTGCGCCGTGACGACCCGCAGTTCAAGGCGCTGGTGGATGACGCCATCAAGGCCCTCTACGCCAGCGGCGAGTTCCAGGCGCTGTACGACCGCTGGTACCGCAGCCCGCTGCCGCCCAAGGGCATCAACCTGAACGTGGCCATGAGCGAGGCGCTCAAGCGCGTGGTCGCCACGCCCACCGATTCGGGCGATCCCGCCGCCTACCGCTAG
- a CDS encoding TRAP transporter large permease subunit codes for MSSLSAPHPAPQALPAHPLRRAAGAFDALLGSVVEHVAAALVLVEIAVLFAGVVARYAFHSPLVWSDELASILFLWLSMLGAVVALRRGEHMRMTALVNNVSPARRAQLETLALAASLAFLALILAPAVEYAHEEHFIVTPALELSNAWRAAAIPVGMGLMAVVALLRLLRTQTAPQMLAALAGAAAVVALFWLAQPLFSTLGKLNLLIFFVGIVAATVFSGVPIAFSFALATFSYLALTTNTPMVVMVGRLDEGMSHLMLLAVPLFIFLGSLIEMTGMARAMIQFLASLLGHVRGGLSYVLIGAMYLVSGISGSKIADMAAIAPVLFPEMQKRGAKPGDLVALLSATGAQTETIPPSIVLITIGSVTGVSIAALFTGGLLPAVVLGLALCSVVWWRYRKEDLSLAQRFSAREIGRFFVIALPAVALPFVIRAAVVEGVATATEVSTIGIVYSAVVGLLIYRRFDWARLKPMLIETASLSGAIMLIVGCATAMAWALTQSGFSGDLAKLMAGMPGGSYGFLAVSIVAFIILGSVLEGIPAIVLFGPLLFPIAAQAGVHEVHYAMVVIFAMGIGLFAPPFGVGYYGACAISRVDPNEGIGPIWGYIAALLVGLVIVAAFPWFSIGFL; via the coding sequence ATGTCCTCCTTGTCCGCACCCCACCCCGCGCCGCAAGCGCTGCCGGCCCATCCCCTGCGCCGTGCCGCCGGGGCCTTCGACGCGCTGCTGGGCAGCGTGGTCGAACACGTGGCGGCGGCCCTCGTGCTGGTCGAGATCGCCGTGCTGTTCGCGGGCGTGGTGGCGCGCTACGCCTTCCACAGCCCGCTGGTCTGGTCCGACGAACTCGCCTCCATCCTGTTCCTGTGGCTGTCGATGCTGGGCGCGGTGGTCGCCCTGCGGCGCGGCGAGCACATGCGGATGACAGCCTTGGTTAACAACGTCAGCCCGGCGCGCCGCGCCCAGCTGGAAACGCTGGCGCTGGCCGCGTCGCTGGCCTTCCTGGCGCTGATCCTGGCGCCCGCCGTGGAATACGCGCATGAAGAACACTTCATCGTCACGCCCGCGCTGGAACTGAGCAACGCCTGGCGCGCCGCCGCGATTCCGGTGGGCATGGGGCTGATGGCGGTGGTGGCCCTGCTGCGGCTCTTGCGCACGCAAACCGCGCCGCAGATGCTGGCGGCGCTGGCCGGGGCGGCCGCGGTGGTCGCGCTGTTCTGGCTGGCGCAGCCGCTGTTTTCCACATTGGGCAAGCTGAACCTGCTGATCTTCTTCGTGGGCATCGTGGCCGCCACGGTGTTCTCGGGCGTGCCCATCGCGTTCTCGTTCGCCCTGGCCACATTCTCCTACCTGGCCTTGACCACCAACACCCCGATGGTGGTGATGGTCGGCCGGCTGGACGAAGGCATGTCGCACCTGATGCTGCTGGCGGTGCCGCTCTTCATCTTCCTCGGCTCGTTGATCGAGATGACCGGCATGGCGCGCGCCATGATCCAGTTCCTGGCCAGCCTGCTGGGACACGTGCGCGGCGGGCTGTCCTATGTGCTGATCGGCGCCATGTACCTGGTGTCCGGCATATCGGGGTCCAAGATCGCCGACATGGCGGCCATTGCGCCCGTGCTGTTCCCGGAAATGCAGAAGCGCGGCGCCAAGCCGGGCGATCTGGTGGCCTTGCTATCGGCCACTGGTGCGCAGACCGAAACCATTCCACCGTCCATCGTGCTCATCACTATCGGCTCGGTCACGGGCGTGTCCATCGCCGCGCTCTTCACGGGCGGGCTGCTGCCGGCCGTGGTGCTGGGCCTGGCGCTGTGCTCGGTGGTGTGGTGGCGCTACCGCAAGGAAGACCTGAGCCTGGCGCAGCGCTTCAGCGCCCGCGAGATCGGACGCTTCTTCGTCATCGCCCTGCCCGCCGTGGCCCTGCCCTTCGTGATCCGCGCCGCGGTGGTCGAAGGCGTGGCCACCGCCACCGAGGTCTCGACCATCGGCATCGTGTATTCGGCCGTGGTCGGCCTGCTGATCTACCGGCGCTTCGACTGGGCCCGGCTCAAGCCCATGCTGATCGAGACCGCCTCGCTGTCGGGCGCCATCATGCTGATCGTGGGCTGCGCCACCGCCATGGCCTGGGCGCTGACGCAGTCCGGCTTCTCGGGCGACCTGGCCAAGCTGATGGCCGGCATGCCCGGCGGCAGCTACGGTTTCCTGGCCGTGTCCATCGTCGCCTTCATCATCCTGGGCAGCGTGCTAGAAGGCATACCCGCCATCGTGCTGTTCGGCCCGCTGCTGTTCCCGATCGCGGCGCAGGCCGGCGTGCACGAGGTGCACTACGCCATGGTGGTGATCTTCGCCATGGGCATCGGCCTGTTCGCGCCGCCCTTCGGCGTGGGCTACTACGGCGCCTGCGCCATCAGCCGCGTCGATCCCAACGAAGGCATCGGCCCGATCTGGGGCTACATCGCCGCGCTGCTGGTGGGCCTGGTCATCGTCGCCGCCTTCCCCTGGTTCTCCATCGGTTTCCTGTGA
- a CDS encoding LacI family DNA-binding transcriptional regulator, with translation MMDFDVNRTPPERKLARLADVAERAGVSTATADRVLNRRPGVRASTAQKVFKAAIELDYLPEQEVLAAAAPEPLRLVFLLPRGSNRYLRMLGDTVSYAQEHFAPLNAKCQVEYVESFNPDALAQALARHGKRADGIAFMALEHPAVREAVNLLAQQGVPAVTLISDLANSARVAYVGLDNRAAGRTAGYLIARFIGSRAAHVALIAGSRHYRAHEEREGGFLQLYAEQFQAMQVVDLREGYDDAQRNYEQARQLLEQYPQLAGIYNIGGASDGVARALKEAGLQHRVVFIGHGLTPDTRALLIDGTMDAVITQSPMEALMSCVRIFCNLRDKRSPMNGVELARSQVIFRENLP, from the coding sequence ATGATGGATTTTGATGTGAATCGAACGCCTCCCGAACGCAAGCTGGCGCGCCTGGCCGATGTGGCGGAGCGCGCCGGAGTGTCCACCGCCACGGCCGACCGGGTCCTGAATCGCCGGCCCGGCGTGCGCGCCAGCACCGCCCAGAAAGTCTTCAAGGCGGCCATCGAACTGGACTATCTGCCGGAACAGGAGGTGCTTGCGGCCGCCGCGCCCGAGCCCCTGCGGCTGGTGTTCCTGCTGCCGCGCGGCAGCAACCGCTACCTGCGCATGCTGGGCGACACCGTCAGCTACGCCCAGGAGCACTTCGCGCCGCTCAACGCCAAGTGCCAGGTCGAGTATGTGGAAAGCTTCAATCCCGATGCGCTCGCGCAGGCGCTGGCCAGGCACGGCAAGCGCGCCGACGGCATCGCGTTCATGGCGCTGGAGCATCCCGCCGTGCGCGAGGCCGTCAACCTGCTGGCGCAGCAGGGCGTGCCGGCGGTGACGCTGATCTCCGACCTGGCCAACAGCGCCCGCGTGGCCTACGTGGGCCTGGACAACCGCGCGGCCGGACGCACCGCGGGCTACCTGATTGCCCGTTTCATCGGCTCGCGCGCGGCGCATGTGGCGCTGATCGCCGGATCGCGTCACTACCGCGCCCATGAAGAGCGCGAAGGCGGCTTCCTGCAGCTATACGCGGAACAGTTCCAGGCCATGCAGGTGGTGGATCTGCGCGAGGGCTATGACGATGCGCAGCGCAACTACGAGCAGGCCCGCCAGTTGCTGGAGCAGTACCCGCAGCTGGCCGGCATCTACAACATCGGTGGCGCATCCGACGGCGTGGCGCGCGCGTTGAAGGAAGCCGGCTTGCAGCACCGCGTTGTCTTCATCGGCCACGGCCTCACGCCCGACACCCGCGCGCTGCTGATAGACGGCACCATGGACGCAGTCATCACGCAAAGCCCGATGGAAGCGCTGATGAGCTGCGTGCGCATCTTCTGCAACCTGCGCGACAAGCGCAGTCCGATGAACGGGGTGGAACTGGCGCGCAGCCAGGTGATCTTCCGCGAAAACCTGCCGTAG
- a CDS encoding amino acid ABC transporter ATP-binding protein — MIEIQQVGKRYGDLPVLKQCSLRVQRGEVVVVCGPSGSGKSTLIKCVNRLEPFDAGRIVVDGTDVGAPGTDLPKLRARVGMVFQHFELFPHLTVRENVCLGQVSVLGRSRAQAMEKAAALLERVGVAAHGDKHPGQLSGGQQQRVAIARALAMDPVVMLFDEPTSALDPEMIGEVLDVMTGLARDGMTMMVVTHEMGFARRVADRVVFMESGEIVDDASAEAFFGNAASARSRAFLSRIISH; from the coding sequence ATGATCGAAATTCAACAGGTCGGCAAGCGCTACGGCGACTTGCCGGTACTCAAGCAGTGCTCGCTGCGCGTGCAGCGCGGCGAAGTGGTGGTGGTCTGCGGGCCGTCCGGGTCGGGCAAGTCGACGCTGATCAAATGCGTGAACCGGCTGGAACCGTTCGATGCGGGCCGCATCGTGGTCGACGGCACCGACGTCGGCGCGCCGGGCACGGACCTGCCGAAGCTGCGCGCCCGCGTCGGCATGGTGTTCCAGCACTTCGAGTTGTTTCCCCATCTGACGGTGCGGGAGAACGTCTGCCTGGGACAGGTCAGCGTGCTGGGCCGCAGCCGTGCGCAGGCGATGGAGAAGGCCGCCGCGCTGCTGGAACGGGTCGGCGTGGCGGCGCACGGCGACAAGCATCCGGGGCAGCTTTCAGGCGGCCAGCAGCAGCGGGTCGCGATTGCGCGGGCGCTGGCCATGGACCCGGTGGTGATGCTGTTCGACGAGCCGACCTCGGCGCTCGACCCGGAAATGATCGGCGAAGTGCTGGATGTGATGACGGGGCTGGCGCGCGACGGCATGACCATGATGGTCGTCACGCACGAGATGGGATTCGCGCGCCGCGTGGCCGACCGCGTCGTGTTCATGGAGTCCGGAGAGATTGTCGACGACGCCAGTGCCGAGGCATTCTTCGGCAACGCCGCCTCGGCGCGCTCGCGCGCTTTCCTGTCCCGCATCATCAGCCACTGA
- a CDS encoding amino acid ABC transporter permease produces MAYQWNWGVLFAPSPDGGQTYLQTLLDGLSVTVKTAALAWLIALALGLAVGVARTLPSRGVRAAAAVYVEVFRNIPLIVQMFLWYFVLPELLPTAAGDWIKQLPDASFYTAALAIGMYMSARIGEQLRAGIEALPQGQRNAGLALGLTLPQLYRHVLLPNALRTVLPTMTSDCLNTIKNTSVALTIGLAELTAQAHAMQEFSFQVFEAFLTATMAYLALNLIVIVVMRALEYKLRIPGRAVGGRMAKGSRA; encoded by the coding sequence ATGGCATATCAATGGAACTGGGGCGTGTTGTTCGCCCCGTCGCCCGACGGCGGGCAGACGTATCTGCAAACCCTGCTGGACGGGCTGAGCGTGACCGTGAAAACGGCGGCGCTGGCGTGGCTGATCGCGCTGGCGCTGGGCCTGGCGGTCGGCGTGGCGCGCACGCTGCCGTCCCGTGGGGTGCGCGCGGCGGCAGCCGTTTATGTGGAAGTGTTCAGGAACATCCCGCTGATCGTGCAGATGTTCCTGTGGTACTTCGTCTTGCCGGAGCTGCTGCCGACGGCGGCCGGCGACTGGATCAAGCAATTGCCCGACGCGTCCTTCTATACGGCGGCGCTGGCTATCGGCATGTACATGTCGGCGCGCATCGGGGAACAACTGCGCGCCGGAATCGAGGCCTTGCCGCAGGGCCAACGCAACGCGGGCCTGGCGCTGGGCCTGACCTTGCCGCAGCTGTACCGGCACGTGCTCTTGCCCAACGCATTGCGCACGGTCCTGCCGACCATGACGTCGGACTGCCTGAACACCATCAAGAACACCTCGGTGGCGCTGACCATCGGGCTGGCGGAACTGACTGCCCAGGCCCATGCGATGCAGGAATTCTCGTTCCAGGTGTTCGAGGCCTTTCTGACCGCCACCATGGCCTACCTGGCGCTCAATCTCATCGTCATCGTGGTGATGCGCGCGCTGGAATACAAGCTGCGGATTCCGGGCCGGGCCGTTGGCGGGCGCATGGCGAAAGGGAGCCGGGCATGA
- a CDS encoding amino acid ABC transporter permease, giving the protein MTDFDLQSIIDALPYLILSGLRFTLLLTLTSTVGGVLLGTLLAVARLYGGRLAAWPATVYVNLFRSLPLVLVIFLIYFILPYALQAITGSERPIVLGAMGSAFITFILFEAAYFSEIIRAGVGSVGPGQYAAGSALGLRHGQVLRKVILPQAFRNMLPVLLTQVIVIFQETALVYVLSLTDFLGAATKIAQRDNRLVEMYMLVALVFFVISFTASRGVRALRARIGA; this is encoded by the coding sequence ATGACCGATTTCGATCTGCAATCGATTATTGACGCCTTGCCGTACCTGATCCTGTCCGGCTTGCGCTTCACCCTGCTGCTGACCTTGACGTCGACCGTGGGCGGCGTGCTGCTGGGCACCTTGCTGGCCGTTGCCCGGCTTTATGGCGGACGCCTGGCGGCGTGGCCCGCGACGGTATATGTGAACCTGTTCCGTTCCTTGCCGCTGGTGCTGGTGATCTTCCTGATCTATTTCATCCTGCCCTATGCCTTGCAAGCGATCACGGGATCCGAGCGGCCCATCGTGCTGGGCGCCATGGGGTCGGCCTTCATTACCTTCATTCTGTTCGAGGCCGCGTACTTTTCGGAAATCATCCGGGCGGGGGTAGGCAGCGTCGGGCCCGGCCAGTATGCCGCGGGCAGCGCCCTGGGCCTGCGACACGGCCAGGTGCTGCGCAAGGTGATCCTGCCGCAGGCGTTTCGCAACATGCTGCCGGTGCTGCTGACCCAGGTGATCGTCATCTTCCAGGAAACCGCGCTGGTCTATGTCCTGTCGCTCACGGATTTCCTGGGGGCGGCGACCAAGATCGCGCAGCGCGACAACCGGCTGGTCGAGATGTACATGCTGGTGGCGCTGGTGTTCTTCGTGATCTCGTTCACCGCCTCGCGCGGCGTGCGGGCGCTGCGCGCCCGGATCGGCGCCTGA